A window of Cynocephalus volans isolate mCynVol1 chromosome 3, mCynVol1.pri, whole genome shotgun sequence genomic DNA:
ttgtgtgtgtgtgtgtgtgtgtttaaaataaagaagatagGCCTGTTCATCcatcacagtgtgtgtgtgtgtgtgtgtgtgtgtgtgtgtgtgtgtgtgtgtgtgtgtgtgtgtgtgtgtgtgtgtgtgtgtgtgtgtgtgtgtgtgtgtgtgtgtgtgttaaaataaAGAAGATAGGCCTGTTCATCCATCACAATGCCggtaaagacagaaaacaaaggtATTCGTTTGAAAGGAACACCTGCTTTCCCTTATCAGAGCCTATACCTATCTACTTTAGGAAGCAATGTAACCGACAGAATGGGTCCTGGACTCAAAGCAAATGGATAACATTATCAGCATGCAATAAACCCACTAAAACTCACTATAGTAATTGCTCTGCCAAAAACAATTACTATAGTTAAAACACAAAGGGTTAAGGTTGTAACTATAGAGTAATACAAAAAATAAGATGTTGCCTTTGTTACATTTAACTAACAAAAATTAAAGTAGAACTTTAGTCATAGCTACTTATGCTGTGCTAtttaatacagtagccactagccacatactGAGTACCTGAAATGTGACCAGTCCAGTGAGAtgcaagtataaaatacataccagatttcaaagatatagtatggaaaaaagaatttaaaatattaaactaaaaacattattaaatttaatttcatacccagcaatcccacttctacttactgtaaaaaaaaaaaaaaaaaaaaaaagaaaccttatgctcacacaaaaacctgtacaagAATGGTTATAGTTGCTCTATTCATAATGTCCAAAGACTGAAGATGTCCTTCAAAGGGTGGCTGCGCAAATAAATTGTGTTACATCCATACCAttgaataccactcagcaataaaaggaaatgaactactgatacaacAATTTGGATGAATCTTAAAGGCATACAAGAACCTGGATGAATCTTGGATGAAAGAAGTCAGACTAAAAAGGTTACACAGTGTATAATTTCATTcatgacatttttgaaaagacaaaactatagtaagggagaaaagatcagtggttgttaGGGGTGAGAGGAGAGTATGATTATAAAGGAATAGGATGAGGGATAAGGGAATTTTTCTGGTGAGACGGAACTGATCAGTATCCTGATTGTGGTGGCGATTACAAGAATCTatatatgtgttaaaattcacagaactaggggccgagcccgtggcgcacttgggagagtgctgcgctgggagcgcggagacgctcctgccgcgggttcggatcctatataggaatggccgttgcactcactggctgagtgccggtcaccaaaaagacaaaaaaaaaaaaaaaaaaattcacagaactagacaacaaaagaaaaaagtcaattttactgatttaatgataatttcacttgtttcttttcctcaatgaagctactagaaaattttaaattacatatatagtTCACGTTATATTTCTACTAGACAGTTCTGTGcttatttccaaaataattaGATTGTATTTTCActaatgctgattttaaaaagtgtatgttTGAGATTTTTCCCAAGGAACCAAATTTGGTTATCAAGAATTAAACAACCACAAAGCCCAAGCGCTACTTACCACTTTTTCCATGATGAATACTATGTCATTttcatttagaatatttttcaaaggGTTTGGCTGACCTTTGCTGATCAATTGCACTTGGACATCATCCTGTTAAAAACAGATGTAAAGCAATGTTATATATACACCCATGTATttgtacaaatatttaaatacataaagaTCAGTTCTATGCAAgtgactggaaaaagaaaatttgaatgagACAATGTCTTAAAAGTAAGATCTCATTTATTCTTTGTCCACATTATTTCTCATGTTTAGAAAATCTAGCTCTTATATCCACACCTATCTGTGTTTCAAGGCCCACCTGAAGTGTATCCTGCCTTTTAAAGCCTTCTTTTGCTTAGGACCACACTGATATCCTCTTCCTGTAATCACACTGTATTTACTATTATGTACCACAAAATTAGCACTTCATTATCCTATTTTCTGATTGTACTATGAAATTTTAGAACTTAAGTTTGAAAACAGATAGctaaaagatgttttttaaaaaatcacctgtaATTCTACTGCCCAGGATAATCACTACTATTATCAGCCTGGTTGATGTATATTCTGCTAAATCTTTTTCCAGGCATATAAATCTATTTAAATAGAAATGTATCTATTTAGATAACTGCACAGGATTTAGCTTAATAAAATCAGGATGTTCTAATAGTTTTACATCATAAACTTCCTTCCATGTCATTAAATGTTCTTTGGCTATTTAGTACCACAGCTCTACCGTTCCATAACTAATTACATATTATCTGACATTTTGGTAGTTTCCAATTATTCgcataataaataatttatagttGACATCACTGAATTATCTTCCTAAGATGAATACCTAAAATCACACTGATATTGTCAGATTGCCTTTCAAATATGTCACAACTACATATTTACATTTCACTTATGTCAACACTTGAGTAttctcattgtttatttttaccaTCTCATAGCAAAAATAGTATCTTGTTTCAGCTGTCATTTATTTGATCACTAATACAAGTGAACAATCTCTATTATGCTTATTAATGACAAATCTCTCTCATTATTTGATTCTGTTTGATTTCTTAGTTTGGATATTGAAGCATTTAGATACCAAATTCAGAAAACCAAGGATACTGTACTATTCTAATCTACTAGGTTCTTTCAGGtactgttgtgggttgaattgtgtcttccaAAAAGATATCTTGAAGTCTTAAACCCCAGTTcatgtgaatgtgaccttatttggaaataagatctTTGCAAATgtagttaagttaaaatgaggattAATTTGGATTACGGTGGGCCCTAAGTCCAATGACTGGTTAACTCATAAGACGAGAGAGATTTAAAGACACAGACACATGGGGGAATACCATGTTAGTCTATGGAGGCAAAGATTGGaatgatgtgtctacaagccaagcaACAATAAAGATTGCTGGAAACCACCAAAAGctagaaagaggcaaggaaggattctttccCAGAGCCTTCAGTGGGAGCATgttcctgccaacaccttgatttcagacttctagtctccaaAAGTGTGagtgaataaatttctgttttaagttGCCTAATTTATGGTACTTTGCTTCAGCAGCCCTAGGAACTAATATAAATATCAAGCAGCAAGAATTCAGATAGAGAAGGATTAATATATCTACCTGGACATATTTGATTCTTGAGTTAGGTTGCTGAGAATTCAGACAGTGAGGAACaactatatttgtatttttctttctcattatcagcaccatgctctaccaagtgagctaaccagccagcccctatatttttcttttctgattactTACTTGTGTCCTTTGCCTATTCTTCTATTATggcttttttgtatttctttcttattgatttttaagagctttttatatactttacatgtatataaatataaatatataaataagtacagATATTAACCCTTATCATTTATCATTCATGACTATTTCTCCCCAGCTTgtcttttaatataatattttagttCACTAATTATTTCacagatgtatattttaaacCTCTAACTATGGGGAGTTTACTTATGGAACACTTAgcacatattagaagcttaacaaatacatgaatgtttatatcagcattattcataatcatcaaaaaatggaaacaacccaaatgtccttcaactggtAAATGAAAAACCAacctgtggtatatccatacaaaagACTATTACTTAGCAATAgtaaggaatgaactactgatacacacaacaacatagatgaatctcaaatgcattatacTAATTGAtagaagccagacccaaaaggctGTAtgatttatatgacattctggaaaaggcaaaactgtagagacagaaaacagattaatggTTGCTAGGGATTAGGGGTAGGGGAAAGGGTACCCCTACTCATAAAGGAACATGAGAAATTTTCAGgagatgacagaaatgttctatatcttgattatgGGTGTGGTTACATgattaaatgcatttttcaaaactcatagaactgtaccCTAAAAGGCTGAaatttactatatgtaaattaaCTTCAATAAACCTGACTTTCAAAAACCACAATTTTAGAATTGAGTTGtgtttaaaaaccaaataaattgTTCATACCTCATAAATAAATGGGTCtttacagattttcttttcttcattaaattcCCTGGAATGAAGAACCACATGTGAAGAATAGTGCTAGTTACTCTTCTGCTATTTAAACTCGAGAATTAGCCATCACTTTATCTCTGCATGACACCAGTGcgaaaagcaaaaagcaaagtaCTTATGGCATAGttggggagagggaaaaaagcagaaaaagtattaggacaagaagaaaagagacttGCAATAGAGATTAATAGACTGCTGTCCACAGTTGGGTATGATTGCTTCTCAGAGCCAGCAGGAAATTAGGTTGCCTACCTCTATCTACTCTTGTGTCTTTTCAAACACATCATcagttaatattaaaatataatttatcacaTGACTTTTGGAAAGTAAAAATGACTGGCTTCTGATCTGTCACTGAGTCAGTAGATAACCACAGAGAAGTTACTTAAGGGTCTCAGGCATTACACTTCTATGGACTAAAATGGAAGCATCTATCCTCCATTTTTATGAGCTGTTactaaaaaatcagtaaattttattatgttgaacatttccttttaaaaatgtaagcacAAAACTCTAGGGTATGattgaataattatttaattcaagaaagtttttaaatagTGATTCCAAAACACGTAAACTATAAACCGTTAACATGCCAAAATTCACATCAGCCTGATCTACactctgaaagagaaaagaatctttAGTCATTGAAGGAATCTAATGGAATTGTTCGTGATACAATTTATATCCATTTGGTCTAATACATGACTTCCTGAATTAAGAACAGGAGAGCTAGGCCTGTGACTGATTAACCTTATCATATTATACAAGATTATGACTTATTCTTAAAAATGCTTGTCTTTTATATATTACTCAGGGATGTTATATAATCAGTCACTCAATAACCATTTCTCAAGCATGTGTATTATAGGTCAGACACTCTtgctagatgctggggatatTAAACAAAAGCATAGTCCCTGGTTCATAGTCTTGACAGTTATTGGGTGATAAGCGCTCTGACAGAGGCAAACACAGTGTGTGGAGATTTAGCTACAGGGCTTGAACTTTATCCTGAAAGCTAAGAGGAACTCAGTAGGGATAGTGGGAGAATAAGTGGACTGACTTAGATGAGGTGGGGGATGGTGGAAAAGAGAAGTGGGAGTCTTGGATTTAGCTTTCTCAGAGACAAAATTCAGGAGTAGAATGCCAGAGTAGGAAAAAAGTAGGCATTGACTTTGAGGTCCTATGTGAAAATTTCTAGCAGGCAGCTGGATACATAGGCACTGTGAGAGATGCAAGAGAAGTAAAAGACAGAAACTCTTGGTGCTTACAAGTGGAGAGAAAGACTAACACCCATGAAATAACTGGGAAGTATAAAGggtttaaataaagttttattaatagaggactggttaaataaacataaaatagtcACAGAATGAAACACTATATAGCAGTTAAAAACAATGAGATCTATAGGCTCTCATACTGAAGGAGAGCTAAGACActtagttttatctttttctttttttggtgattggctggtacagggatggaaccctggaccttggtgttatcagcaccatgctctgaccaaacCGGACagcccctgctttttttttttttttaaaaaaaagctagtGCTCTTCCTGTAATGTTCAAAAAATTCACATGCATTACTGCTCTTGtaagcaggaaaaaaagcaataaacaatttaaaactatAGCATTTAGAAATTAATGAGTTAGACTGCATCAGTggttctcacagtgtgatacccaGCCAGCAGCCACCTGTCTCATCTGGAATTTGTTAGAAAGGCAAATTCTTTGGCCGCATCCCAGGCCTACTAGATCAGAAATCCTGGGGCCCAACAATCTCTGTTTTTACAacattccaggtgattctgatcacgctcaaatttgagaaccactgaattagGTTTTTTACGTAGGATGGGGAGTAGCACcgcactataaaaataaaatgaagtcttGCAGCACAGTGAAATAAAGTCGTTTAAAGCCAACACACTATCCGTTACCGTTACAATTGTAGCTAATATGGTAACTGTCTTGAATAAGCTACAACAATACGTTTCACTTTTAGGAGTCAGAAGACTTTAAACAGGTGAAGGATGCCAATATCTAGTTTTCCGTATCCTAGGAGGCGCCTCTACTTTTCACAAGCGTGTGCATCCGCAGATTGATTAAACCGCCTTTTAGAACACTGGTCACCTTCCACCTCGTTTGATAACGTACAGATGTTTTCTCCTAACAGACTACAAGCAAGCCCTCAACGCGCCAACCCCACAACAGAGCAGAGAGCCGGCCTGTCCCCAAATGCTGGCAAAGCGCTAATCCCCAAGGTGTGGCAAAAGACTCGGAGCGGGAATCCCGATACCCAGAGGGAGATGTGCTGTCCCCAGACCCCAGGCACAGTAGACACTACGACTCACTGCAGGAGGCGAGAGTAAAACTCCTCAGCCGCTCGGTTCATTCGCTCCCACATCCCGCCTCAATCTGAGTGCAGGTCCGAAACCGCCAAACTGAACTACGCGCTCGACCGCCGACGTCAGGAGTCATGACCCCGCCCCGCCGGGACTACTTTTACACGCAACAAGTCCCGTTTGTCCGCAAAGTTAAAACTTGTTTTAGAGCACCCTGTGATAGTTCCTGTCCCAACAGCCTTCCATTCCCGTCAGAAAAAACCTAAACTAAGCGTTTGAGGGAAAAATACTTCGTCTCGCGAGAATTTGCCACGCCCCCTTACGGATTATTCCGCGAAAAGGAGTCCCTTCTTTCTAAGAACTATTATTAGCTTTGGAAGACAATACGTATCGTAATTTGACACACACCAAGAAACAGTAcggtgttttaatttttatagtttagTAGAGAGATATGTTGTGTCTCTGTATTGATTTtgagggtggggcaggggtgtaCAAGTTGAAGGTTACAAACAGAGCGGAAGTGGCGAGACCTTCCTTTTCCTGTGGAAGCCGACGGGTTGAGAGGAGTGTGGCTTTCTCCTCTCCCCGCCATGGTGAGTAGATGTCCTCTCGGCTGGACTTTCCTCTAATCCCAGGGCCAGTAGGGAAGGATCTGGGGTTCTGGGCATAAAATCTAAGGTAGAGAAGGCAACGAGAAGGAGAAGAGGACCAAAAGCGTCTATTTCTGTCAGGGAGCTGGGCTGTGCGGCAATACGGCAGCCATCTTAGAGGCAACGTGGGCGTCCCAGCACGCGATTACTGGAGAACACGGGATCGTTTTCAGGCGCAGAGGGAGGTTTTAGGGTTCTAGCTTTCTTTGGATCTTAGGAAACTTGGGTTCTGCTGGAAACGTGGAAACTGTTGGGGCCTAAAACCGAATTATGAGAGAGTATGTCTGGTGCTGTTTAGTAAGGTATAATTCCATCTTTTAAGAGCCggattttgttaaaagaaaaaacactcgTATTTCTACTTTCTCAGATTGCTAGTCTCTGTACAGCGTAAGACTCGCCATTGTAAACGCTTTCTGGCTCTCTTCGCTTAAAAGTCAATTCTTCTATTCGTTGTCATGTAAATCTTTGAATCTTGAGCGAGATCAGAGTATGATAATGTTATGTATTGCTGTTTTTCCACCAGTAGTGTCTATATGTGCTGTGTGGTGTTTAAATACTCGGGGAGTTAAATAGACAAGACTATCCTTAAGATGCTTGAGTCGTAGTTGTGTTAGACTAAGTATATAACACTGGGTGGTAGTAAGTGCTGTGGGTAGAGAAAGTGGCCTGAAGGAGATGCTAAGAGGAGCTTTATAGTGAAAACTTTGTACTTCTGAGGCAGGAGAGggatggaagagagaaaatatgggagatgagatcagagaggtaaggaagattatgtagACCATCCTTAGCACTTTGGTATTACTCTCAGGTGGGAAGTCTTTAGAGAGGATTGAACCAGAAGTAATAGGAACCGTGTTTTCACTGGTAAGCTTTGGAAGATGTGTTTGGATGTTTTGCTTATGTTTTGGCTTTTAAGCTTGTCTGTCTCACCAAACCTAGTATCTTTTATAATTGAACATTTAATGGTATATTGTTGGTACACGAGAAGGGCTTGCCTCTAACATTGCTTGTCAATataaacatctttttctttttcctaaggCGTGTGCTCGTCCACTGATATCAGTGTACTCCGAAAAGGGGGAGTCATCTGGCAAAAATGTCACTTTGCCAGCTGTGTTCAAGGCTCCCATTCGACCAGATATTGTCAACTTTGTTCACACCAACTTGCGCAAAAACAACAGACAGCCCTATGCTGTCAGTGAATTAGCAGGTATGGGTTTAATATCTTCCATGGGTTGAGATTTTAGGGGCTGCTTTACAGTAGTGATGAAATTCCACATCATTGGTCCGTGTTTCTGAACCACGTGATTTTCCTGGATGTTCTGATGCTGCTTGCTACTATGCATAATAGTTACAAATTGGTGTGATCAGGTAgctaaaacttttatttttccccccaattttagGTCATCAGACCAGTGCTGAGTCTTGGGGTACTGGTAGAGCTGTGGCTAGAATTCCCAGAGTTCGAGGTGGTGGGACTCATCGTTCTGGCCAGGGTGCTTTTGGAAATGTATCCTTTGTTTTGCTACCTAAACTGGTCAGCTGTCATGGAATTTAGCAGATGACCTGGGTTATTCATAttaatatagtttgaaaatatttatgtctAAAATACTGATAGTATCCCAGATAAACATTGCTCTAAGCAGATTTGGAATGGGGAAGATGTTTAAGGAGAAAGGATTTTACATGGGGGGAAGTTTTGCTTGCAATGATGTCGTAATTTGCGTCTTACTCTGTTTTCAGCGACAGTTGCCTGCTGTCAGTAAGCTGGTACAGAAGGTTGACGAAAATTGTTACTGAGCAAGACATCACcttttttattcctaaaatatGAGAATTGTGATTCTTAACAGAAAATAGATGTGCCGTGGAGGCCGCATGTTTGCTCCAACCAAAACCTGGCGCCGTTGGCACCGTAGAGTGAACACAACGCAAAAGCGGTATGCCATCTGCTCTGCCCTGGCTGCTTCGGCTTTACCGGCACTGGTGATGTCTAAAGGTTTGTAATTTGTATGTTAAGAGTGATACAAAGATACAAAacacttcttttttcttaaacCTGAACCTTTCTGTTTGTTATAATTGCCCATGTACATTCTGTTTATCCCAGAGTATCTGTCTAAATTTTCCTACTAAATATTAGTTCTAACTACTTTAGTCTAACAAGTCAGTTATCGATGAATACTAACTAATTGGGAAACTATTATTCAAATAGTGATTTAGTGTATAATTAGAAAATTttctacataaataaaaatgcactGGGGAGCATGAgagtttattcacttattttgggtggctggctggtaagacATCTgaatgaacccttgaccttggttgcatttttattttattgtccaaATGATGAGATTCCACTTCATTGGTCCGTGTTTCTGAAACACATGATATTTGTGGAAATTCTGATTTGGCAAATTGTATACCGTTTTGCTTTTGTGGCTAATATAAgatgtttcttaatttttgaaaggGTTCAGGGTAACCAGATAAGTATTGAATTGGCTTTGTCAGGTCATCGTATTGAGGAAGTTCCTGAACTTCCTTTGGTGGTCGAAGATAAAGTTGAAGGCTACAAGAAAACTAAGGAGGCTGTTTTGCTTCTTAAGAAACTTAAGGCATGGAATGATATCAAAAAGGTATGTTTAATGAGCCCATTTATAGTTTGGTAGTCCTTGATCCAcacaaatttgttgtcatattttaaatttcaaaaggtAAGTATGAAGGAAGGTATAGTTAAGTCTTAGTGTATGAGAGCACGAGGACTTTGGGGCCAGATTGTttcagtttgaatcctggctgtcATTTATGGCTATGTGTATAACGTTGGGCAAGTTAATTTGTGCCTCGATTTCATCATCTATAACATGGAGATTTTTTTAACCATGGAGATCTATTGCAAAGATCATATCTTAATCAGAATACTAAAACTGCTCACTTTGTAGGTCTATGCTTCTCAGCGAATGAGAGCTGGCAAGGGCAAAATGAGAAACCGTCGTCGTATTCAGCGCAGGGGGCCCTGCATCATCTATAATGAGGACAATGGTATCATCAAGGCCTTCAGAAACATCCCTGGTAATTCTTGTACTGCTTACGTGTTTTGATTACCTATACCGTGCAAGTTTACTCAGCTTTTATTATGATGAGATTCCACTTTATGGTCCGTGTTTCTGAAATACATGATTTTGTGGAAGTT
This region includes:
- the RPL4 gene encoding large ribosomal subunit protein uL4; the protein is MTPPRRDYFYTQQVPLQTERKWRDLPFPVEADGLRGVWLSPLPAMACARPLISVYSEKGESSGKNVTLPAVFKAPIRPDIVNFVHTNLRKNNRQPYAVSELAGHQTSAESWGTGRAVARIPRVRGGGTHRSGQGAFGNMCRGGRMFAPTKTWRRWHRRVNTTQKRYAICSALAASALPALVMSKGHRIEEVPELPLVVEDKVEGYKKTKEAVLLLKKLKAWNDIKKVYASQRMRAGKGKMRNRRRIQRRGPCIIYNEDNGIIKAFRNIPGITLLNVSKLNILKLAPGGHVGRFCIWTESAFRKLDELYGTWRKAASLKSNYNLPMHKMMNTDLSRILKSPEIQRALRAPRKKIHRRVLKKNPLKNLRIMLKLNPYAKTMRRNTILRQARNHKLRMDKVAAAAAALEAKSDEKGVAGKKPVVGKKGKKAVGVKKQKKPLGKKAAATKKPAAEKKPAAEKKPAAEKKPAAEKKPTEKKPATEEKKPAA